One part of the Dyadobacter sp. 676 genome encodes these proteins:
- the bcp gene encoding thioredoxin-dependent thiol peroxidase, with translation MGLQIGDPAPAFSVKDQDGKEVKLSDLKGEKVVLYFYPKDNTPTCTNQACNIRDNYGALLKKGYKVFGVSPDSEKSHQRFIKKYGLPFPLLADADHKMAEAYGVWGEKTLFGRTYMGVLRTTFVINKKGIIEEIISKVESSKHTDQILGKTE, from the coding sequence ATGGGACTACAAATCGGTGACCCCGCACCCGCATTTTCAGTAAAAGACCAGGATGGAAAAGAAGTAAAACTGTCGGATTTGAAAGGAGAAAAAGTCGTTTTGTACTTTTACCCGAAGGATAATACGCCAACGTGCACCAATCAGGCCTGCAATATCCGCGATAATTACGGGGCACTCCTGAAAAAAGGTTACAAGGTGTTCGGGGTAAGCCCCGACAGCGAGAAATCGCACCAGCGGTTTATCAAAAAATATGGCCTCCCCTTTCCCCTTCTGGCAGACGCGGATCACAAAATGGCAGAAGCCTACGGCGTATGGGGAGAAAAAACATTGTTCGGACGGACCTATATGGGTGTACTTCGCACAACTTTCGTCATCAACAAAAAAGGGATCATCGAGGAGATCATTTCCAAAGTGGAATCGTCGAAACACACTGATCAAATTCTTGGAAAAACTGAATAA
- a CDS encoding transketolase, which produces MEIEQLEKVASQVRRDIVRMVHGCQSGHPGGSLGCTELLVALYFERMKLKEQDGKVVFDMNGRDEDLFFLSNGHISPVWYSVLARRGYFPVSELATFRKLDSRLQGHPTTHEHLEGIRIASGSLGQGLSVALGAATAKKLNNDKGIVYVLMGDGEQQEGQVWEAATFAPHHQVDNLIAFIDLNGQQIDGPTVKVMNNRDLGAKYEAFGWEVISIEEGNDMAAVLKGLYEAKGRLGHGRPIMVLLHTGMGYGVDFMMGSHKWHGVAPNDEQLAAALAQLEETLGDY; this is translated from the coding sequence ATGGAAATTGAACAATTAGAAAAAGTAGCATCCCAGGTTCGCAGGGACATCGTACGAATGGTACATGGTTGTCAGTCGGGACACCCTGGCGGGTCGCTGGGCTGCACCGAATTGTTGGTAGCATTGTATTTTGAGCGCATGAAGCTTAAAGAGCAGGATGGCAAGGTCGTATTCGATATGAACGGCAGGGACGAAGACCTTTTCTTCCTTTCGAATGGCCACATTTCCCCGGTTTGGTACAGCGTGCTGGCACGCAGGGGATATTTTCCCGTATCAGAGCTGGCTACTTTCCGTAAGCTGGACTCACGTCTGCAAGGACATCCCACCACGCACGAGCACCTCGAAGGTATCCGCATCGCGTCGGGCTCGCTGGGTCAGGGGTTGTCGGTCGCATTGGGCGCCGCAACGGCCAAGAAATTGAATAACGACAAAGGAATCGTATATGTACTGATGGGCGACGGCGAGCAGCAGGAAGGCCAGGTTTGGGAAGCCGCTACTTTCGCGCCGCATCACCAGGTGGATAATCTCATCGCATTCATCGACCTGAACGGCCAGCAAATCGATGGCCCGACCGTCAAGGTAATGAACAACCGCGACCTGGGTGCCAAATACGAGGCATTCGGATGGGAAGTAATCTCGATCGAAGAAGGAAACGACATGGCGGCGGTACTGAAAGGCCTGTACGAAGCCAAGGGCCGTTTGGGACATGGAAGACCGATTATGGTATTGCTCCATACCGGAATGGGCTATGGTGTCGACTTCATGATGGGCAGCCACAAATGGCACGGTGTAGCGCCGAACGACGAGCAATTGGCGGCGGCACTGGCTCAGCTGGAAGAAACTTTGGGAGATTATTAA
- a CDS encoding transketolase C-terminal domain-containing protein has translation MKKYTFTEKKDTRSGFGAGMQVLGQQNPDVVALCADLVGSLKLDAFIKENPERFIQCGISEANMIGVSAGLTIGGKIPFATTFANFATGRVYDQIRQSVAYSGKNVKICASHAGLTLGEDGATHQILEDIGMMKMLPGMTVINPCDYNQTKAATIALADHEGPAYLRFGRPVIPVFTDPDQKFEIGKAWMVNEGTDVSIFATGHMVWEAIQAGEILEAEGINAEIINIHTIKPLDEEAILKSVAKTGCVVTAEEHNRIGGLGDSVAQVLVKNKLVPQEYVAVNDSFGESGTPAQLLQKYGLDAKHIVEAAKRAIARK, from the coding sequence ATGAAAAAATACACCTTCACTGAGAAGAAAGATACCCGTTCGGGTTTCGGTGCCGGAATGCAGGTGCTGGGACAACAAAATCCTGACGTTGTGGCGCTTTGCGCCGACCTCGTCGGTTCCTTGAAACTGGATGCGTTCATCAAGGAAAACCCCGAGCGTTTTATCCAATGCGGTATTTCCGAAGCGAATATGATCGGTGTTTCAGCCGGTTTGACGATCGGAGGTAAAATCCCTTTCGCGACTACCTTCGCAAACTTCGCAACGGGCCGTGTTTACGACCAGATCCGTCAGAGCGTGGCATATTCGGGCAAAAATGTAAAAATTTGCGCTTCACACGCAGGTTTGACACTCGGCGAAGACGGTGCTACCCACCAGATCCTCGAAGACATCGGTATGATGAAAATGCTTCCGGGCATGACCGTCATTAACCCGTGCGATTATAACCAAACCAAAGCGGCTACCATCGCATTGGCGGACCACGAAGGTCCTGCTTACCTGCGTTTCGGCCGCCCGGTGATCCCCGTTTTCACTGATCCCGATCAGAAGTTCGAAATCGGTAAGGCATGGATGGTGAACGAAGGAACCGATGTGAGTATTTTCGCAACCGGCCACATGGTATGGGAGGCGATCCAGGCTGGCGAAATTCTCGAAGCAGAGGGGATCAATGCCGAGATCATCAATATCCACACCATCAAACCCCTGGACGAAGAAGCGATCCTGAAATCGGTGGCGAAAACAGGTTGCGTGGTGACAGCCGAGGAACACAACCGCATCGGCGGCCTGGGCGACAGCGTTGCGCAGGTGTTGGTTAAGAACAAGCTCGTTCCGCAAGAATATGTGGCCGTGAACGACAGTTTCGGCGAAAGCGGTACACCAGCGCAATTGCTCCAAAAATACGGTCTGGATGCGAAGCACATCGTAGAAGCAGCCAAACGCGCCATCGCGAGGAAATAA
- a CDS encoding sigma-70 family RNA polymerase sigma factor, with protein sequence MSDEELLSLFENPETRRNAFNQLVRKYQQKVYWLVRKMVVDHDDANDITQDVFIKAWSALENFRGDAKLYTWLYRIASNEAINFLNKKRRKYFIPIYDVENELSEKLEADPDVSGDAIQLKLQKALLKLPEKQRLVFNLKYFEELPYEEISEITGTSVGALKASYHWASKKIEDFLNDTD encoded by the coding sequence ATGTCCGACGAAGAATTATTATCCCTTTTTGAAAATCCCGAAACGCGGAGGAACGCTTTCAATCAGCTGGTGCGGAAGTACCAGCAAAAAGTATATTGGCTGGTACGCAAGATGGTGGTGGATCATGACGATGCCAACGACATTACCCAGGATGTATTTATCAAGGCATGGTCGGCGCTAGAAAATTTCCGCGGCGATGCGAAATTGTACACCTGGCTATATCGCATCGCAAGCAACGAAGCCATCAATTTTTTGAATAAAAAGCGGCGGAAATATTTCATTCCGATCTACGACGTCGAGAATGAGTTGAGCGAAAAACTGGAAGCCGACCCCGACGTAAGCGGCGACGCCATCCAGCTCAAATTGCAGAAGGCATTATTAAAATTACCAGAAAAGCAAAGATTGGTATTTAACCTCAAATATTTTGAAGAATTGCCCTATGAAGAGATTTCGGAGATTACCGGAACGTCCGTCGGTGCGCTAAAAGCCTCATATCATTGGGCTTCCAAAAAAATTGAGGATTTTTTGAACGACACGGATTAA
- a CDS encoding SulP family inorganic anion transporter — protein sequence MSLNNKSLFANIKYDLPSGLVVSLVALPLCLGIALASTGRSDLLFSGVIAGIVGGIVVGSLSGSSLGVAGPAAGLVVIVLNALDTLGSFEAFLLAVVLAGLLQIIAGFLKAGIIGYYFPSSVIKGMLAAIGITLILKEIPHALGYDADFMGDEAFAQKDGRNTFTEVYYSLRYNSTGAIIISAISLAMLILFDKPFMKKIQLFRYIPGALFVVITGVILNLVFGSVAPQWALSGEHMVQLPVASSAAEFFSFFKTPDFSAFSKPEVYTVALTLAIVASLETLLSVEATDRLDPFKRTTPTNRELIAQGTGNMVSGLLGGLPVTQVIVRSSANIDSGGRTRLSTIIHGTILLISAVLIARYLNYIPLASLAAILLMVGYKLAKFELFKGMYKLGLEQFIPFVVTIIAILSTDLLKGIGIGMVVAIYFILKKNHKHSYHYIKEEHRDGEVITLLLSEEVTFLNKGSISATLDNLPDGATVVIDGSKSMNIDYDVLEIINDFKKHQAPLRNITVETRGIGEVEAVGAH from the coding sequence ATGTCATTGAATAATAAAAGTCTGTTCGCCAATATCAAATACGATTTACCTTCCGGGCTTGTCGTATCCCTGGTAGCGCTGCCGTTATGCCTCGGCATTGCGCTGGCCTCGACCGGGCGTTCCGATCTCCTGTTTTCGGGAGTGATCGCCGGCATCGTAGGCGGAATCGTAGTAGGCTCGCTGAGCGGCTCCTCCCTGGGTGTGGCAGGTCCGGCAGCGGGTCTGGTTGTGATTGTACTCAATGCGCTCGATACCCTGGGCAGCTTCGAGGCTTTTTTGCTTGCGGTGGTACTCGCGGGGCTATTGCAGATCATCGCCGGTTTTCTCAAAGCCGGCATTATCGGCTACTATTTCCCTTCATCGGTAATCAAGGGAATGCTCGCAGCGATTGGTATCACATTGATTTTGAAAGAAATACCACATGCATTAGGCTATGATGCCGATTTCATGGGCGACGAGGCGTTTGCGCAAAAAGACGGCCGTAATACCTTCACGGAGGTTTATTACTCGCTCCGGTACAACAGCACGGGTGCAATCATCATTTCGGCGATTTCGCTCGCAATGCTGATCCTGTTCGATAAGCCGTTCATGAAGAAAATACAGTTGTTCCGGTACATTCCCGGTGCTTTGTTCGTCGTGATTACCGGTGTGATCCTGAACCTTGTGTTTGGTTCTGTGGCACCGCAGTGGGCGTTGAGCGGCGAGCATATGGTGCAGCTTCCGGTTGCTTCGAGCGCCGCCGAGTTTTTCAGCTTCTTCAAAACACCCGATTTTTCCGCATTCAGCAAGCCTGAGGTTTACACCGTGGCATTGACACTGGCCATTGTTGCCAGCCTTGAAACACTGCTTTCCGTAGAAGCCACCGACCGCCTTGACCCGTTTAAGCGCACCACGCCCACCAACCGCGAGCTGATCGCGCAAGGAACGGGCAATATGGTATCGGGTTTGCTGGGCGGGTTGCCTGTGACGCAGGTAATCGTGCGTAGCTCCGCCAATATCGATTCAGGAGGCAGGACCAGGCTGAGTACGATAATCCACGGTACTATTCTGCTCATTTCGGCTGTTCTTATTGCCAGATACCTCAACTACATCCCGCTTGCGTCGCTGGCGGCGATATTGCTGATGGTAGGTTATAAGCTGGCTAAATTCGAGCTGTTCAAGGGAATGTACAAGCTGGGCCTCGAACAATTCATTCCGTTTGTAGTGACAATCATCGCGATCCTGAGCACCGATTTGCTGAAAGGTATCGGCATTGGAATGGTAGTGGCTATCTATTTCATCCTAAAAAAGAACCACAAGCATTCTTACCACTATATCAAAGAAGAGCACCGCGACGGCGAGGTAATCACGCTGTTGCTTTCAGAGGAAGTTACATTCCTTAACAAGGGAAGCATTAGCGCCACGCTGGACAACCTCCCCGACGGCGCCACTGTCGTGATCGACGGCAGCAAGTCGATGAATATCGATTACGATGTACTCGAAATCATCAACGATTTCAAAAAACATCAGGCGCCACTGCGCAATATCACCGTGGAAACGCGGGGTATCGGCGAAGTGGAAGCTGTGGGAGCGCATTAA
- the can gene encoding carbonate dehydratase: MIRAYKQLFENNKKWAEETTKENPEFFSNLAKGQSPKFLWIGCSDSRVPANQLTGTQPGDIFVHRNIANMVIHTDISMLSVLDYSVNVLGVEHILVCGHYGCGGVITAMGNKQVGLIDNWLRHIKDVYRLHAQELNAIEDPKERADRFVEINVQEQVRDLAKTTIVQTAWANGRKLQLHGVVYDISNGILKDMDVTIDDTNYVEDVYRLGDTAPCLNGGSALRVIQLMILTESIVCH; this comes from the coding sequence ATGATAAGGGCTTATAAACAGTTATTCGAAAACAACAAAAAGTGGGCGGAAGAAACAACAAAGGAGAACCCCGAATTCTTCTCGAACCTGGCAAAAGGCCAGTCGCCCAAATTTCTCTGGATCGGCTGCTCCGATAGCCGTGTGCCTGCTAACCAGCTTACCGGCACCCAGCCCGGCGATATTTTCGTACACCGCAATATCGCCAATATGGTGATCCACACGGACATCAGCATGCTTAGTGTGCTCGATTATTCGGTAAACGTGCTCGGTGTGGAGCATATCCTCGTCTGCGGACATTATGGCTGCGGAGGCGTAATTACGGCGATGGGCAACAAGCAGGTGGGCCTCATCGATAACTGGCTGCGCCACATCAAAGACGTGTACCGCCTCCATGCGCAAGAGCTGAATGCCATTGAAGATCCCAAAGAACGGGCCGACCGCTTTGTCGAGATCAACGTCCAGGAACAGGTACGCGACCTTGCCAAAACGACCATCGTCCAAACCGCCTGGGCGAACGGCAGGAAACTGCAACTGCACGGCGTCGTATACGATATCAGCAACGGCATTCTGAAAGACATGGACGTGACGATCGACGACACCAATTACGTCGAAGACGTGTACCGTCTCGGAGATACCGCACCTTGTCTGAACGGCGGTTCTGCATTACGAGTAATCCAATTAATGATCCTTACTGAATCAATCGTATGTCATTGA
- a CDS encoding riboflavin synthase, translated as MFTGIVEAIAEVVNVEMEGTNRTFTFRTAIANEFKIDQSVSHNGVCLTVVAVDGNDYKVTAIEETLLKTNLGELTVGSKVNLERCMPANGRFDGHIVQGHVDQTATCTQVQERDGSWLFDFRYDASTGNITVEKGSICINGVSLTVFNSGENTFRVAIIPYTYNFTNFHSLKTGDSVNLEFDILGKYIKRILGSYAV; from the coding sequence ATGTTTACAGGAATCGTAGAAGCAATCGCCGAAGTGGTGAATGTCGAAATGGAAGGGACCAACAGGACCTTTACGTTTCGTACTGCCATTGCCAATGAGTTTAAGATAGACCAAAGTGTGAGCCATAATGGGGTTTGCCTCACCGTAGTCGCCGTGGATGGCAACGATTACAAGGTAACCGCCATCGAAGAAACTCTTTTAAAAACCAATCTCGGAGAGCTTACCGTGGGCAGTAAGGTAAACCTGGAGCGCTGTATGCCGGCCAATGGCCGTTTCGACGGGCATATCGTGCAGGGACATGTCGATCAGACGGCCACATGCACGCAGGTGCAGGAGCGCGACGGAAGCTGGTTGTTCGATTTCCGATATGACGCTTCTACGGGCAACATTACGGTCGAAAAAGGTTCGATTTGCATTAATGGCGTGAGTCTTACCGTTTTCAATTCGGGAGAGAATACATTTCGCGTCGCGATTATTCCTTACACCTATAACTTTACCAATTTCCATTCGTTGAAAACAGGGGATTCAGTGAACCTCGAATTTGATATTCTGGGTAAATACATTA